The following coding sequences are from one bacterium SCSIO 12741 window:
- a CDS encoding GNAT family N-acetyltransferase, with protein sequence MDFKLTPAQITDQSQALSFLQSAAKSLAKKGVDQWQYWLNPPKDELAWLEDGLRNGDYYFIQLNSDEIAGMVRIQTEDHLYWGEKADQAWYIHSLIVEEKWAGLQLGTNVLEKIELDAIESNQDFLRLDCLASNEKLCSYYQNQGFEKVGQVDLPLSTCNLYEKKIGASN encoded by the coding sequence ATGGATTTCAAACTCACCCCGGCTCAAATCACCGATCAATCTCAAGCCCTTAGCTTCCTTCAATCAGCCGCAAAGAGTCTGGCCAAAAAGGGAGTGGATCAATGGCAATATTGGCTGAATCCACCTAAGGATGAATTAGCATGGTTGGAAGATGGATTACGAAATGGAGACTATTATTTCATTCAACTGAACTCCGATGAAATCGCTGGAATGGTACGCATTCAAACCGAAGATCACTTGTATTGGGGAGAAAAAGCTGATCAAGCCTGGTACATCCATTCTTTAATTGTGGAAGAAAAATGGGCAGGGCTACAACTGGGAACGAACGTTCTTGAAAAAATTGAACTGGATGCGATCGAAAGCAATCAAGATTTTTTGAGATTAGACTGCTTGGCTAGCAACGAAAAACTCTGCTCTTACTACCAGAATCAAGGGTTTGAAAAAGTGGGTCAGGTGGACCTTCCGCTCTCTACTTGCAACCTATACGAGAAAAAAATAGG
- a CDS encoding T9SS type A sorting domain-containing protein: MLQAYPIRFLVSFTLFLMVVEIHAQLETNHWVCSDSIHIEFHKGRQVPTLDTHVTHFSSYSNGCVSGADGQFLFAVNDGFIHDRNFQLMPNGDSLNQRFGSHHEIILKLPGNNDKYLVIHHDSIDPRAPFGSRISDSLLFTEVDMSLNNGLGAVTQKNQFLGHNYSMGMDVTRHYNGRDLWLVMHHTLKAPLPSMFHSYSDTLVAFLVDSSGLSSRPVYSVLDTILSARIWDELRISPNGDIIAMTNSHIHHTNPGVSPVNRLVLCRFDSKTGKASSTISIPSASNGLSSNPMHLCFSKSGNKLYVNDYPMYRNAFMQPVASLAQFDLTSWNQQAIRSSRYNLVHQPAAPYPSGVPINNTLHDVQLGLDGKIYWSHFYDQIGVIHEPDSTGPKCDYQDSLFLLPPGSHSTFGKFPVFPASVYDFEPFQVRYTCWGDTTVFCLKDTAQVDSVLWNFGDPLSGQNSAASYCAKHAFSRVGEFTVIARIKWSTGSIDTLVQSVFIDSILNPKLPADTMLCLGDTIDLRFTDNAPARFFWSDSSATDSLLVDSGGWYWVEVYNRCGEWQDSIFISENRYPESTLPMDTGSCGDSLLLIANGSLGSTFLWSGGSMDSTQWIDSTGSYYLTVSNPCGSHTDSVMVHIDDSLQIDLGSDTVLCSSDTLWLNVPGSDVRWWDGDSLSPKPVAQTGIYWVDVKNYCGVFRDSLIVPSLYQPAWPDLGRDTLTCSHSPLTLMAGMGEKGAQYWWKNQLITDSIVTVLQSGLFHVSISGRCGEFQDSVWVQYLQTPQLDLRDTMLCEGDTLLVSVAVDSAQYLWSSGSTMSTHRVTPVRSYGLRVSNRCGADSAGFKVDTFPTLSVHFPVDTVICDQAPFQLDAANHSATYLWQDGSTSSNFSVLKRGRYFVTVSNPCKSSIHSIQVDFQVPPSPSILQKPEGKFCPGEPLRLIGVGNDSTTDMEWSTGDNSAEIQIDQPGEYTYTLTNRCGVRSAVLSPDYYPVKADFELNSKEGSQPFHLSTTNLSDSATHYAWVLDGKHRSREVNYSEVLSRPGTYEVKLVATGFYGCRDSLIDSVQVHWKPGALPLLCDFRIDPNPTKGRFTVSAMNNDKQVKGLKVFNTLGEQVYEVDVSHLKENPFLFEYEFPQLSSGTYLIGLYCENESVHKRVVVTR, from the coding sequence ATGCTTCAGGCCTACCCGATAAGATTCCTTGTTTCGTTCACCCTCTTTTTGATGGTGGTAGAGATTCATGCACAGCTTGAAACCAATCATTGGGTTTGCTCGGATTCCATTCATATTGAGTTTCATAAAGGTAGGCAAGTACCCACGTTGGATACCCATGTGACGCACTTTAGTAGCTACAGCAATGGATGTGTTTCTGGTGCTGATGGGCAGTTTTTATTTGCCGTGAATGATGGGTTTATTCATGATCGAAATTTCCAATTGATGCCCAATGGGGATAGCCTGAATCAACGTTTTGGAAGTCATCATGAGATCATTCTCAAGTTGCCTGGAAACAATGATAAATACTTGGTCATTCATCACGATTCCATTGATCCGAGAGCTCCGTTTGGAAGTCGAATTTCAGATAGTTTGCTCTTTACAGAAGTGGACATGAGCTTGAACAATGGATTAGGTGCAGTCACTCAAAAAAATCAGTTCTTGGGTCACAATTATTCCATGGGTATGGATGTTACCCGGCATTACAATGGTCGTGATTTATGGTTGGTCATGCATCATACCTTAAAAGCTCCTCTTCCAAGTATGTTCCATTCCTATTCAGATACCTTGGTCGCTTTTTTGGTAGATAGTAGTGGCCTATCTTCTCGTCCGGTTTATTCGGTTTTGGATACAATCCTAAGCGCTCGGATTTGGGACGAGCTAAGGATCAGTCCCAACGGTGATATTATTGCGATGACCAATAGCCATATTCATCACACCAATCCCGGAGTATCGCCGGTCAATCGATTGGTCTTGTGTCGCTTTGATTCGAAAACCGGCAAAGCTTCCAGCACGATTTCCATTCCAAGTGCGTCCAACGGTTTATCCTCCAACCCGATGCATCTGTGTTTTTCAAAATCAGGAAACAAGCTTTATGTCAACGATTATCCCATGTATCGAAATGCCTTTATGCAGCCCGTTGCATCCTTGGCTCAGTTCGATTTGACTTCTTGGAATCAGCAGGCCATTCGGTCCAGTAGGTACAATCTTGTTCACCAGCCGGCCGCTCCTTATCCCTCCGGTGTTCCCATCAATAATACCTTACACGATGTTCAGCTTGGCTTGGATGGAAAGATCTATTGGTCCCATTTTTATGATCAAATAGGTGTGATCCATGAACCCGATAGCACCGGCCCGAAATGCGATTACCAAGATTCCTTATTTCTGTTGCCTCCAGGGTCCCATTCTACTTTTGGTAAATTTCCGGTTTTCCCAGCCTCGGTTTATGATTTCGAGCCCTTCCAGGTAAGGTATACCTGCTGGGGAGACACCACGGTTTTCTGTTTGAAAGATACCGCACAGGTAGATTCCGTCCTTTGGAATTTCGGGGACCCTCTATCGGGGCAAAATTCTGCGGCCTCCTATTGCGCAAAGCATGCCTTTTCCAGAGTGGGAGAGTTTACCGTTATAGCTCGAATCAAATGGAGTACCGGAAGTATTGATACCCTGGTTCAATCGGTATTCATCGATTCTATTCTCAATCCCAAACTTCCGGCCGACACCATGCTTTGCCTTGGCGATACAATCGATCTACGATTTACGGATAATGCGCCGGCACGTTTTTTCTGGAGTGATAGTTCCGCTACTGATTCCTTGTTGGTGGATTCGGGAGGTTGGTATTGGGTTGAGGTCTACAACCGATGTGGAGAATGGCAGGATTCTATTTTCATTTCGGAGAATAGATACCCCGAATCAACACTGCCGATGGATACAGGATCTTGCGGAGATTCTCTGCTTTTGATAGCGAATGGATCCTTGGGAAGTACTTTTCTCTGGAGCGGTGGTAGTATGGATTCCACTCAATGGATTGATTCCACGGGCAGCTATTACTTAACCGTGAGCAACCCGTGTGGAAGTCATACCGATTCGGTGATGGTCCATATCGATGACTCCCTTCAAATCGATTTGGGGTCGGATACAGTTCTTTGTTCAAGCGATACTCTTTGGTTAAATGTACCTGGGTCTGATGTGCGCTGGTGGGATGGGGATTCCTTGAGCCCAAAGCCAGTTGCCCAGACCGGCATTTATTGGGTTGATGTAAAGAATTATTGCGGTGTGTTTAGAGATTCTTTGATCGTCCCATCGTTGTATCAGCCCGCTTGGCCTGATTTAGGAAGAGACACTTTAACCTGTTCCCATTCTCCCTTAACGCTGATGGCGGGAATGGGTGAGAAGGGAGCCCAATACTGGTGGAAAAATCAGTTGATTACAGACTCGATTGTCACGGTTTTGCAATCCGGGCTATTCCATGTTAGCATCTCCGGGCGGTGCGGTGAATTTCAGGATTCAGTTTGGGTCCAATATCTCCAAACTCCTCAACTTGACTTACGAGATACGATGCTTTGCGAAGGAGATACGCTGCTTGTATCCGTTGCAGTGGATTCGGCACAATACCTGTGGTCAAGTGGATCCACCATGTCCACGCACAGGGTTACACCCGTTCGATCCTACGGACTTCGTGTCAGCAATCGCTGCGGAGCTGATTCTGCTGGATTTAAGGTCGATACCTTTCCGACCTTGAGCGTCCATTTTCCTGTGGATACAGTCATTTGTGATCAAGCACCGTTTCAGCTCGATGCAGCTAACCATTCAGCGACTTATCTGTGGCAGGATGGTAGCACTTCCTCCAACTTTTCGGTGCTCAAAAGAGGACGCTATTTCGTCACAGTTTCCAATCCTTGTAAGAGTTCCATTCATTCCATTCAAGTGGATTTTCAGGTGCCACCATCTCCCTCGATTTTGCAAAAGCCGGAAGGTAAGTTTTGTCCAGGTGAACCTCTTAGATTGATTGGAGTGGGGAATGATTCAACTACCGACATGGAATGGTCCACGGGCGATAACTCCGCGGAGATACAGATTGATCAACCAGGTGAATACACTTATACTCTAACCAATCGATGTGGCGTTCGTTCGGCGGTTTTAAGTCCAGATTATTATCCTGTGAAGGCTGATTTTGAATTGAACTCGAAAGAGGGTAGTCAGCCCTTCCATTTATCGACTACCAACTTGTCTGATTCAGCCACCCATTATGCATGGGTATTGGATGGCAAGCATAGATCCAGGGAGGTTAACTACTCCGAGGTTTTATCCAGGCCGGGAACTTATGAAGTAAAGCTGGTGGCCACCGGATTTTATGGATGTCGGGATTCCCTGATTGATTCCGTTCAGGTTCACTGGAAACCAGGAGCGCTTCCTTTGCTCTGTGATTTTCGCATCGATCCCAATCCCACCAAAGGGAGGTTTACTGTTTCAGCCATGAACAACGATAAGCAAGTGAAGGGATTAAAAGTGTTCAACACCTTGGGGGAACAAGTCTATGAAGTAGATGTGAGCCATCTAAAAGAGAACCCTTTTCTTTTTGAATATGAATTTCCTCAACTCAGCTCCGGGACCTATTTAATTGGCTTGTATTGTGAGAACGAATCGGTTCATAAGCGGGTGGTGGTGACCCGGTAA
- a CDS encoding DUF1573 domain-containing protein: MKPLLFTLTFLLGVSVTQAQVEKESVDPGPTTTIQFDETTYDFGEVPQGESVTHVFTFTNTGSVPLVIASAKGSCGCTVPFYPKVPIVPGESSEIEVVFDTRGKMGLQFKKVYLIANTEPSTTDLLVKGKILKSDYQEEGIRGIGPEEQRKRREKESIEEVKPNCFIIYPNPTSDQLQLELKEHIGESATVLIYNRVGELVLEQKIERISRSSTVFDVSEYPPGVYSVTIQLTNNELYTQCFMVTASK; this comes from the coding sequence ATGAAACCACTTTTATTTACCCTGACCTTTCTTTTGGGAGTGAGCGTCACCCAGGCTCAGGTCGAAAAAGAATCGGTAGACCCTGGGCCGACAACCACCATTCAGTTTGATGAAACTACCTATGATTTTGGGGAGGTGCCCCAAGGCGAATCCGTTACCCACGTATTTACCTTTACCAATACAGGGAGCGTTCCCTTGGTCATTGCCAGTGCTAAGGGGAGTTGTGGTTGCACCGTTCCTTTTTATCCCAAAGTGCCCATTGTGCCAGGAGAGAGCAGTGAAATTGAGGTGGTATTTGATACCCGAGGAAAAATGGGACTTCAGTTCAAAAAGGTCTATCTAATAGCCAATACAGAACCATCAACGACCGATTTACTGGTGAAGGGAAAAATATTGAAGTCGGATTATCAGGAAGAAGGAATTAGGGGTATTGGCCCAGAAGAGCAGCGCAAAAGGCGAGAAAAAGAATCGATCGAAGAGGTTAAGCCGAACTGCTTTATTATTTATCCGAATCCTACGAGCGATCAACTGCAGCTGGAGTTGAAAGAACATATTGGTGAGTCGGCCACGGTATTAATCTACAACCGGGTTGGTGAGTTAGTTCTGGAGCAAAAGATTGAACGGATTTCAAGATCTTCCACCGTTTTTGATGTAAGCGAGTATCCACCCGGGGTTTATTCTGTTACTATCCAGCTGACAAATAATGAGCTTTATACGCAGTGTTTTATGGTTACGGCGTCAAAATAG